The Panicum virgatum strain AP13 chromosome 5K, P.virgatum_v5, whole genome shotgun sequence genome has a window encoding:
- the LOC120709378 gene encoding uncharacterized protein LOC120709378 isoform X1: MQSLFLHCIVLYTEDLPGLYCLSECQPYKPQFKVYLSLAEECRQLKGFVVMAKQNGLHLAPALVKRMCNKGMFLFGYMNSLGDDSEKQGAEFELDSIKKLSKEYAEAKELAFAEAGQTVNIEDAKHILQSDKLLGDKIDDEAVKEWDAQKEFYERTGQ; encoded by the exons ATGCAGTCCCTCTTTCTGCATTGTATTG TTCTCTACACCGAAGATTTGCCTGGGCTTTACTGTCTGTCTGAGTGTCAGCCATACAAGCCACAGTTCAAGGTTTACTTGTCCCTTG CAGAGGAGTGCAGGCAACTGAAAGGTTTTGTTGTTATGGCTAAGCAAAATGGATTGCATCTCGCGCCGGCACTTGTCAAAAGGATGTGCAATAAAGGCATGTTTTTGTTTGGCTACATGAATTCGCTGGGTGATGACAGTGAGAAGCAG GGTGCGGAGTTTGAGCTTGATAGCATCAAGAAATTGTCAAAGGAGTATGCTGAAGCCAAAGAATTGGCTTTTGCAG AGGCAGGCCAAACCGTCAACATTGAAGATGCTAAGCACATCCTTCAGAGTGATAAACTGTTGGGTGACAAGATAGATGATGAGGCCGTCAAAGAATGGGATGCTCAGAAAGAATTCTATGAGAGAACAGGACAATGA
- the LOC120709378 gene encoding uncharacterized protein LOC120709378 isoform X2, protein MQSLFLHCIVLYTEDLPGLYCLSECQPYKPQFKVYLSLEECRQLKGFVVMAKQNGLHLAPALVKRMCNKGMFLFGYMNSLGDDSEKQGAEFELDSIKKLSKEYAEAKELAFAEAGQTVNIEDAKHILQSDKLLGDKIDDEAVKEWDAQKEFYERTGQ, encoded by the exons ATGCAGTCCCTCTTTCTGCATTGTATTG TTCTCTACACCGAAGATTTGCCTGGGCTTTACTGTCTGTCTGAGTGTCAGCCATACAAGCCACAGTTCAAGGTTTACTTGTCCCTTG AGGAGTGCAGGCAACTGAAAGGTTTTGTTGTTATGGCTAAGCAAAATGGATTGCATCTCGCGCCGGCACTTGTCAAAAGGATGTGCAATAAAGGCATGTTTTTGTTTGGCTACATGAATTCGCTGGGTGATGACAGTGAGAAGCAG GGTGCGGAGTTTGAGCTTGATAGCATCAAGAAATTGTCAAAGGAGTATGCTGAAGCCAAAGAATTGGCTTTTGCAG AGGCAGGCCAAACCGTCAACATTGAAGATGCTAAGCACATCCTTCAGAGTGATAAACTGTTGGGTGACAAGATAGATGATGAGGCCGTCAAAGAATGGGATGCTCAGAAAGAATTCTATGAGAGAACAGGACAATGA
- the LOC120709380 gene encoding protein FIZZY-RELATED 3-like → MAAATPEAKPRLNVPPSMAAALRLDPPVVVGARRLAEPPKTPSPSKATTYSDRFIPCRSSSRLHNFALLDSPSKSKDDTTYSRLLRAELFGPDSPGLRPAAAATPDPAPAPASPNTNLFRFKKDHSSSSAATSPFADCTAGSGGETTASPSKPPRKVPKTPHKVLDAPSLQDDFYLNLVDWSSQNMLAVGLGTCVYLWSASNSKVTKLCDLGPRDSVCAVHWSREGSYLAIGTGLGDVQIWDSSRCKRIRNMGGHQTRTGVLAWSSCILSSGSRDKNILQHDIRVPSDYVSIFSGHRSEVCGLKWSHDDRELASGGNDNQLLVWNQRSQQPVLRLTEHTAAVKAIAWSPHQQGLLASGGGTADRCIRFWNTANGNVLNSIDTGSQVCNLAWCKNVNELVSTHGYSQNQIMVWKYPSMSKVATLTGHMMRVLYLASSPDGQTIVTGAGDETLRFWNIFPSAKTQTPVRDIGLWSFSRSHIR, encoded by the exons atggcggcggcgacgcccgaAGCGAAACCGCGCCTCAACGTGCCGCCGTCCATGGCGGCCGCGCTCCGCCTCGACCCCCCCGTGGTGGTGGgcgcgcgccgcctcgccgagccaCCCAAGACGCCCTCCCCGTCCAAGGCCACCACCTACAGCGACCGATTCATCCCCTGTCGCTCCTCCTCCCGCCTCCACAACTTCGCGCTCCTCGACTCCCCCTCCAAGTCCAAGGACGACACCACCTACTCCCGCCTCCTTCGCgccgagctcttcggccccGACTCGCCGgggctccgccccgccgccgccgccacccccgaccccgcccccgcccccgcctcgCCCAACACCAACCTCTTCCGATTCAAGAAAGACCACTCCTCATCCTCCGCCGCCACGTCCCCCTTCGCCGACTGCACCGCCGGATCCGGAGGAGAAACCACGGCATCGCCCAGCAAGCCGCCCAGGAAAGTCCCCAAGACGCCGCACAAGGTCCTGGACGCGCCGTCCCTGCAGGACGACTTCTACCTCAACCTCGTCGACTGGTCCTCGCAGAACATGCTCGCCGTCGGCCTAGGCACCTGCGTCTACCTCTGGTCCGCGTCCAATAGCAAG GTCACCAAGCTCTGCGATCTGGGGCCCAGGGACAGCGTCTGCGCCGTGCATTGGTCACGGGAAGGCTCTTATCTTGCCATTGGCACCGGCCTTGGAGATGTCCAG ATCTGGGACAGCTCGCGCTGCAAACGGATTAGGAACATGGGAGGCCACCAAACACGGACTGGGGTATTAGCATGGAGCTCCTGCATATTGTCCTCCGGTAGCAGGGACAAGAACATATTGCAGCATGACATCCGTGTCCCCAGTGACTATGTCAGCATCTTCTCTGGTCATAGATCAGAG GTCTGTGGACTAAAATGGTCGCATGACGACCGTGAGCTTGCTTCTGGTGGAAACGACAACCAGCTACTAGTTTGGAACCAACGATCGCAACAGCCGGTGTTGCGCTTGACAGAGCATACAGCTGCGGTTAAAGCAATAGCGTGGTCACCACATCAGCAGGGCCTCCTGGCATCAGGAGGCGGAACAGCTGATAGGTGTATCAGGTTTTGGAACACGGCTAATGGAAATGTTCTCAACTCAATAGACACAGGCAGCCAG GTTTGCAACCTTGCCTGGTGCAAAAATGTGAATGAGCTCGTGAGCACACATGGGTATTCTCAAAATCAAATCATGGTGTGGAAATATCCATCTATGTCCAAG GTTGCAACTCTAACCGGACATATGATGCGTGTGCTTTACCTTGCATCATCTCCTGATGGCCAG ACCATAGTAACAGGAGCAGGCGATGAAACTCTACGATTCTGGAATATTTTCCCATCAGCGAAGACACAG ACTCCTGTCCGTGATATTGGGCTCTGGTCATTCTCAAGAAGCCACATCCGGTGA
- the LOC120709381 gene encoding uncharacterized protein LOC120709381 isoform X1, translating into MEYDGRYTKDDRSLKCDCLLFDLDDTLYPFTSGIAADIAKNIRDYMVHKLGVDESVSLELCVLLYKQYGTTMAGLRVCAAKAVGYQFDYDDFHSFVHGRLAYDKIKPDPVLRNILLSLPIRKVVFTNGDRIHASRALKRLGIEDCFERVVCFETLNPTSPPPAPCDKLEIFDIMKHMAHPEPGVELPKSPILCKPSREAMLLALEVASINPQTTILFDDSFRNIKAAKQIGMRTVLVGTSERNKGADYALESIHNMKEALPELWEEAEKDEDVRNSSKVGIETSVIA; encoded by the exons ATGGAGTACGACGGCAGGTACACCAAGGATGATCGGAGCCTCAAGTGTGACTGCCTCCTCTTCG ACCTTGATGATACCCTCTACCCCTTCACCTCCGGCATTGCTGCCGACATCGCCAAGAACATCCGAG ATTACATGGTGCACAAACTCGGTGTTGACGAGAGCGTTAGCTTGGAACTATGCGTCCTCCTCTACAAGCAGTATGGAACCACCATGGCTGGTTTGAGGGTGTGTGCTGCTAAA GCTGTTGGATACCAGTTTGATTACGATGATTTCCACAG CTTTGTTCATGGAAGGCTGGCCTATGACAAAATCAAGCCTGACCCGGTGCTTAGGAACATTCTGCTCAGCTTACCCATACGCAAAGTT GTGTTCACCAACGGTGATAGAATCCATGCTTCAAGGGCCCTGAAGAGGCTTGGAATTGAGGACTGTTTCGAAAGAGTTGTGTGTTTCGAGACACTGAACCCAACATCTCCTCCTCCCGCACCATGTGACAAACTTGAAATCTTTGACATTATGAAGCATATGGCTCATCCAGAGCCCGGGGTGGAGCTACCAAAATCACCAATCCTGTGCAAGCCATCGAGAGAGGCAATGCTGCTGGCCCTCGAGGTCGCCTCCATCAATCCACAGACAACT ATATTGTTTGATGACAGCTTCAGGAACATCAAAGCTGCAAAGCAGATCGGAATGCGAACTGTCCTG GTTGGAACATCCGAGAGAAATAAAGGTGCTGACTATGCCTTGGAAAGCATCCACAACATGAAGGAAGCGCTGCCTGAACTGTGGGAGGAAGCTGAGAAAGATGAAGATGTGAGGAATTCAAGCAAAGTTGGAATCGAGACATCAGTGATTGCATAA
- the LOC120709381 gene encoding uncharacterized protein LOC120709381 isoform X2 produces the protein MEYDGRYTKDDRSLKCDCLLFDLDDTLYPFTSGIAADIAKNIRDYMVHKLGVDESVSLELCVLLYKQYGTTMAGLRAVGYQFDYDDFHSFVHGRLAYDKIKPDPVLRNILLSLPIRKVVFTNGDRIHASRALKRLGIEDCFERVVCFETLNPTSPPPAPCDKLEIFDIMKHMAHPEPGVELPKSPILCKPSREAMLLALEVASINPQTTILFDDSFRNIKAAKQIGMRTVLVGTSERNKGADYALESIHNMKEALPELWEEAEKDEDVRNSSKVGIETSVIA, from the exons ATGGAGTACGACGGCAGGTACACCAAGGATGATCGGAGCCTCAAGTGTGACTGCCTCCTCTTCG ACCTTGATGATACCCTCTACCCCTTCACCTCCGGCATTGCTGCCGACATCGCCAAGAACATCCGAG ATTACATGGTGCACAAACTCGGTGTTGACGAGAGCGTTAGCTTGGAACTATGCGTCCTCCTCTACAAGCAGTATGGAACCACCATGGCTGGTTTGAGG GCTGTTGGATACCAGTTTGATTACGATGATTTCCACAG CTTTGTTCATGGAAGGCTGGCCTATGACAAAATCAAGCCTGACCCGGTGCTTAGGAACATTCTGCTCAGCTTACCCATACGCAAAGTT GTGTTCACCAACGGTGATAGAATCCATGCTTCAAGGGCCCTGAAGAGGCTTGGAATTGAGGACTGTTTCGAAAGAGTTGTGTGTTTCGAGACACTGAACCCAACATCTCCTCCTCCCGCACCATGTGACAAACTTGAAATCTTTGACATTATGAAGCATATGGCTCATCCAGAGCCCGGGGTGGAGCTACCAAAATCACCAATCCTGTGCAAGCCATCGAGAGAGGCAATGCTGCTGGCCCTCGAGGTCGCCTCCATCAATCCACAGACAACT ATATTGTTTGATGACAGCTTCAGGAACATCAAAGCTGCAAAGCAGATCGGAATGCGAACTGTCCTG GTTGGAACATCCGAGAGAAATAAAGGTGCTGACTATGCCTTGGAAAGCATCCACAACATGAAGGAAGCGCTGCCTGAACTGTGGGAGGAAGCTGAGAAAGATGAAGATGTGAGGAATTCAAGCAAAGTTGGAATCGAGACATCAGTGATTGCATAA